In Antechinus flavipes isolate AdamAnt ecotype Samford, QLD, Australia chromosome 3, AdamAnt_v2, whole genome shotgun sequence, a genomic segment contains:
- the GPR4 gene encoding G-protein coupled receptor 4, whose translation MGNATLEGCHVDSRVDHLFPPSLYIIVMGIGLPTNCLALWAAYRQVRQHNELGVYLMNLSIADLLYIATLPLWVDYFLHHDNWIHGRGSCKLFGFVFYTNIYISIAFLCCISVDRYLAVAHPLRFARLRRVKTAVAVSSVVWATELGANSAPLFHDELFRDRYNHTFCFEKFPMEGWVAWMNLYRIFIGFLCPWSLMLFSYWGIVRAVRGSVSTERQEKAKIKRLALSLLAIALVCFAPYHVLLLSRSAVYLGRPWDCGFEERVFAAYHSSLAFTSLNCVADPILYCFVNEGARGDVAKALHSLLRFLASDKPQEMANASLTLDTPLAAKRHAVGRCGWGGALVSHSQPPGDDVQLKMLPPSQ comes from the coding sequence ATGGGCAACGCCACGCTGGAGGGCTGCCACGTGGACTCGAGGGTGGACCACCTGTTCCCGCCCTCCCTGTACATCATCGTCATGGGCATCGGGCTGCCCACCAACTGCCTGGCGCTGTGGGCCGCCTACCGCCAGGTGCGCCAGCACAACGAGCTGGGCGTGTACCTGATGAACCTGAGCATCGCTGACCTGCTGTACATCGCCACGCTGCCGCTGTGGGTGGACTACTTCCTGCACCACGACAACTGGATCCACGGGCGCGGCTCGTGCAAGCTCTTCGGCTTCGTGTTCTACACCAACATCTACATCAGCATCGCCTTCCTGTGCTGCATCTCGGTGGACCGCTACCTGGCCGTGGCGCACCCGCTGCGCTTCGCGCGCCTGCGCCGCGTCAAGACGGCCGTGGCCGTGAGCTCGGTGGTGTGGGCCACGGAGCTGGGCGCCAACTCGGCGCCGCTCTTCCACGACGAGCTCTTCCGCGACCGCTACAACCACACGTTCTGCTTCGAGAAGTTCCCCATGGAGGGCTGGGTGGCCTGGATGAACCTCTACCGCATCTTCATCGGCTTCCTGTGCCCCTGGTCGCTCATGCTCTTCTCCTACTGGGGCATCGTGCGCGCCGTGCGCGGCAGCGTGTCCACCGAGCGCCAGGAGAAGGCCAAGATCAAGCGGCTGGCGCTCAGCCTGCTGGCCATCGCCCTGGTCTGCTTCGCGCCCTACCACGTGCTGCTGCTCTCGCGCAGCGCCGTCTACCTGGGCCGCCCGTGGGACTGCGGCTTCGAGGAGCGGGTCTTCGCCGCCTACCACAGCTCGCTGGCCTTCACCAGCCTCAACTGCGTGGCCGACCCCATCCTCTACTGCTTCGTCAACGAGGGCGCGCGCGGCGACGTGGCCAAGGCGCTGCACAGCCTGCTGCGCTTCCTGGCCAGCGACAAGCCCCAGGAGATGGCCAACGCCTCCCTGACCCTGGACACCCCGCTGGCCGCCAAGAGGCACGCCGTGGGCCGCTGCGGCTGGGGAGGGGCCCTGGTCTCCCACTCGCAGCCGCCGGGGGACGACGTGCAGCTCAAGATGCTGCCCCCCTCCCAGTGA
- the OPA3 gene encoding optic atrophy 3 protein, whose protein sequence is MRTGFHPAHGQPATTRACTEGSRPGVTRPGRDARAAAKMVVGAFPMAKLLYLGVRQLSKPLAQRIKEGARRSQFFRNYVCLPPAQLYHWVEMRTKMRILGFRGSTIKPLNEEAAADLGAELLGEATIFLVGGGCLVMEYVRHSSQNKRKEEEQQLVMESFQHELNFLTLSIETLQTQQAEISQNLETIKGLETQIKELRELLEKKK, encoded by the exons ATGCGCACAGGTTTCCACCCCGCCCACGGTCAACCGGCTACGACGCGCGCGTGCACCGAGGGCTCGCGCCCCGGTGTCACCCGGCCTGGCCGTGACGCACGTGCGGCCGCCAAGATGGTGGTGGGCGCGTTCCCCATGGCGAAGCTGCTGTACCTGGGCGTGCGGCAGCTCAGCAAGCCGCTGGCCCAAAGGATTAAGGAGGGGGCGCGCCGGAGCCAATTCTTTCGGAACTACGTCTGCCTGCCACCCGCCCAGC TGTACCACTGGGTGGAGATGCGGACAAAGATGCGGATCCTGGGCTTCCGGGGAAGCACCATCAAGCCCCTCAACGAGGAGGCTGCGGCGGACCTGGGGGCTGAGCTGCTGGGGGAGGCCACCATCTTCCTGGTGGGCGGCGGCTGCCTGGTCATGGAGTACGTGCGCCACTCCTCCCAGAACAAGCGCaaggaggaggagcagcagcTGGTGATGGAGTCCTTTCAGCACGAGCTCAACTTTCTCACCCTGAGCATAGAAACCCTGCAGACTCAGCAGGCCGAGATCTCCCAGAACCTGGAGACCATAAAGGGGCTAGAGACCCAGATCAAAGAGCTCAGGGAACTcctggagaaaaagaaatag
- the VASP gene encoding vasodilator-stimulated phosphoprotein isoform X1: MSENLLCSSRATVMVYDDINKKWLPAGTGPQAFSRVQIYHNPSTNAFRVVGRKMQPDQQVVINCAIVRGLKYNQATPNFHQWRDARQVWGLNFGSKEDAAQFAAGMADALEALEGGGPPPPPANWSVQNGPSAEEMEQQRRQQLEHLEQVERERRVSNAGAPVAAPAGGPPPPPGPPPPPGPPPPPGLPPSGAGSAAPGGAGGPPPAPPLPSAQGPSGGGGGAPGLAAAIAGAKLRKVAKDESSGPPPAPKAESTRSTGGGLMEEMSAMLARRRKATLIGEKPPAKDDSANQEEGETRIPSQNEPVRRPWEKNSTTLPRMKSSTSVTSCEVPTSTPGTHEESDLDRIKQELLEEVRKELQKVKEEIIEAFVQELRKRGSP; this comes from the exons tgAGAACCTGCTCTGCTCTAGCCGGGCCACAGTCATGGTTTACGATGACATCAACAAGAAGTGGCTTCCGGCCGGCACGGGCCCCCAGGCCTTCAGCAGAGTCCAGATCTACCACAACCCCAGCACCAACGCCTTCCGAGTGGTGGGCCGGAAGATGCAGCCGGATCAGCAG GTTGTAATTAATTGTGCCATCGTCCGGGGTCTCAAGTACAACCAGGCCACGCCCAATTTCCACCAGTGGCGGGACGCCCGCCAGGTCTGGGGCCTCAACTTTGGCAGCAAGGAGGATGCGGCTCAGTTTGCGGCAGGGATGGCGGATGCCCTGGAGGCCTTGGAAGGAG GTGGGCCGCCCCCTCCCCCTGCAAACTGGTCTGTCCAGAACGGCCCCTCAGCAGAGGAGATGGAGCAGCAGAGGAG GCAACAGCTGGAGCACCTGGAGCAGGTGGAGAGGGAGCGCCGGGTCTCCAATGCAG gaGCCCCAGTTGCTGCCCCAGCTGGGGGACCCCCACCCCCTCCGgggccccctcctccccccggcCCCCCGCCACCCCCTGGGCTGCCCCCCTCAGGCGCGGGGTCTGCAGCCCCAGGAGGGGCGGGCGGCCCACCCCCAGCACCCCCACTCCCGTCTGCCCAAGGCCCCAGTGGGGGAGGCGGGGGCGCCCCGGGCCTGGCCGCAGCCATCGCCGGAGCCAAACTCAGGAAGGTCGCCAAG GATGAGTCCTCGGGGCCCCCGCCCGCCCCAAAGGCCGAGAGCACTCGGAGCACGGGCGGCGGGCTGATGGAGGAAATGAGTGCCATGTTGGCCCGGAG GAGGAAAGCCACGTTAATTGGGGAGAAGCCCCCGGCCAAGGACGACTCTGCCAAT CAGGAAGAAGGTGAAACAAGAATTCCCTCGCAGAATG AGCCTGTTCGGAGACCTTGGGAAAAGAACAGCACAACTCTACCTAG GATGAAGTCTTCCACCTCAGTCACGAGCTGTGAGGTCCCTACCTCGACTCCCGGCACCCACGAGGAGTCCGACTTAGACAGGATTAAGCAG GAACTGCTggaggaggtgaggaaggagCTTCAGAAAGTCAAAGAGGAGATCATAGAAG CTTTTGTCCAGGAGCTCCGCAAGCGGGGCTCCCCGTGA
- the VASP gene encoding vasodilator-stimulated phosphoprotein isoform X2: MSENLLCSSRATVMVYDDINKKWLPAGTGPQAFSRVQIYHNPSTNAFRVVGRKMQPDQQVVINCAIVRGLKYNQATPNFHQWRDARQVWGLNFGSKEDAAQFAAGMADALEALEGGGPPPPPANWSVQNGPSAEEMEQQRRQQLEHLEQVERERRVSNAGAPVAAPAGGPPPPPGPPPPPGPPPPPGLPPSGAGSAAPGGAGGPPPAPPLPSAQGPSGGGGGAPGLAAAIAGAKLRKVAKDESSGPPPAPKAESTRSTGGGLMEEMSAMLARRRKATLIGEKPPAKDDSANEEGETRIPSQNEPVRRPWEKNSTTLPRMKSSTSVTSCEVPTSTPGTHEESDLDRIKQELLEEVRKELQKVKEEIIEAFVQELRKRGSP; this comes from the exons tgAGAACCTGCTCTGCTCTAGCCGGGCCACAGTCATGGTTTACGATGACATCAACAAGAAGTGGCTTCCGGCCGGCACGGGCCCCCAGGCCTTCAGCAGAGTCCAGATCTACCACAACCCCAGCACCAACGCCTTCCGAGTGGTGGGCCGGAAGATGCAGCCGGATCAGCAG GTTGTAATTAATTGTGCCATCGTCCGGGGTCTCAAGTACAACCAGGCCACGCCCAATTTCCACCAGTGGCGGGACGCCCGCCAGGTCTGGGGCCTCAACTTTGGCAGCAAGGAGGATGCGGCTCAGTTTGCGGCAGGGATGGCGGATGCCCTGGAGGCCTTGGAAGGAG GTGGGCCGCCCCCTCCCCCTGCAAACTGGTCTGTCCAGAACGGCCCCTCAGCAGAGGAGATGGAGCAGCAGAGGAG GCAACAGCTGGAGCACCTGGAGCAGGTGGAGAGGGAGCGCCGGGTCTCCAATGCAG gaGCCCCAGTTGCTGCCCCAGCTGGGGGACCCCCACCCCCTCCGgggccccctcctccccccggcCCCCCGCCACCCCCTGGGCTGCCCCCCTCAGGCGCGGGGTCTGCAGCCCCAGGAGGGGCGGGCGGCCCACCCCCAGCACCCCCACTCCCGTCTGCCCAAGGCCCCAGTGGGGGAGGCGGGGGCGCCCCGGGCCTGGCCGCAGCCATCGCCGGAGCCAAACTCAGGAAGGTCGCCAAG GATGAGTCCTCGGGGCCCCCGCCCGCCCCAAAGGCCGAGAGCACTCGGAGCACGGGCGGCGGGCTGATGGAGGAAATGAGTGCCATGTTGGCCCGGAG GAGGAAAGCCACGTTAATTGGGGAGAAGCCCCCGGCCAAGGACGACTCTGCCAAT GAAGAAGGTGAAACAAGAATTCCCTCGCAGAATG AGCCTGTTCGGAGACCTTGGGAAAAGAACAGCACAACTCTACCTAG GATGAAGTCTTCCACCTCAGTCACGAGCTGTGAGGTCCCTACCTCGACTCCCGGCACCCACGAGGAGTCCGACTTAGACAGGATTAAGCAG GAACTGCTggaggaggtgaggaaggagCTTCAGAAAGTCAAAGAGGAGATCATAGAAG CTTTTGTCCAGGAGCTCCGCAAGCGGGGCTCCCCGTGA